In Sulfitobacter sp. OXR-159, one DNA window encodes the following:
- the gap gene encoding type I glyceraldehyde-3-phosphate dehydrogenase has translation MTIKVGINGFGRIGRCTLSHIAASGRDDIEVIKVNATGPLSTAAHLIKYDSVHGRFPGEVTVDGGYMNLGQNDIEMMSSYNLEELDWSGCDVVLECTGKFNDGNKANVHLKNGAKRVLLSAPGKNVDKTIVYGVNDDQLTASDRMISNGSCTTNCLAPLAKVMHDAVGIESGLMTTIHSYTGDQPTLDRRHDDLYRARAAAMALIPTSTGAAKALGEVLPALKGKLDGTAMRVPTPNVSAVDLTFQASRDVTVEEINAAARAAAEGPMKRVLAYDPEQKVSIDFNHTEESCIFAPDQTIVVAGRTVRVLGWYDNEWAFSVRMADVAVAMGKLG, from the coding sequence ATGACCATCAAAGTTGGCATCAACGGATTTGGCCGCATCGGCCGCTGCACCCTCAGCCATATCGCGGCCTCGGGGCGCGATGACATCGAAGTGATCAAGGTGAACGCCACCGGCCCGCTCAGCACCGCTGCGCATCTCATCAAATACGATTCCGTCCATGGCCGCTTCCCCGGCGAAGTCACTGTCGACGGCGGCTATATGAACCTCGGCCAGAACGACATCGAGATGATGTCGAGCTACAACCTCGAAGAGCTGGACTGGTCCGGCTGCGACGTGGTTTTGGAGTGCACCGGCAAGTTCAACGACGGCAACAAAGCCAACGTTCACCTTAAGAACGGCGCCAAACGCGTACTGCTCTCCGCGCCCGGCAAAAATGTCGATAAGACAATCGTCTACGGCGTGAATGACGACCAGTTGACCGCTTCCGACCGAATGATCTCAAACGGGTCTTGCACCACCAACTGCCTCGCGCCGCTGGCCAAAGTCATGCATGACGCCGTGGGCATCGAAAGCGGCCTGATGACGACGATCCACAGCTACACCGGCGACCAGCCGACGCTCGACCGCCGCCACGATGACCTCTACCGTGCCCGCGCCGCCGCGATGGCGCTGATTCCCACCTCCACCGGGGCTGCCAAAGCTCTGGGCGAAGTGCTGCCCGCGCTCAAAGGCAAGCTCGACGGCACCGCCATGCGCGTCCCCACCCCCAACGTCAGCGCCGTTGACCTGACCTTCCAAGCCAGCCGCGACGTGACGGTGGAAGAGATCAACGCCGCCGCCCGTGCCGCGGCCGAAGGTCCAATGAAACGTGTGCTGGCCTATGACCCCGAACAGAAAGTCAGCATCGACTTCAACCACACCGAAGAAAGCTGCATCTTTGCCCCCGACCAGACCATCGTCGTGGCGGGCCGCACCGTGCGCGTGCTGGGCTGGTATGACAACGAATGGGCCTTCTCGGTCCGCATGGCCGATGTCGCCGTCGCCATGGGCA
- the tkt gene encoding transketolase, with amino-acid sequence MDLTALARANPDHWSKATAIRALTLDAVAAANSGHSGMPMGMADVATVLFEKHLKFDAANPLWPDRDRFILSAGHGSMLIYSLLHLTGYEQFPIEELKNFRQMGARTAGHPENFLADAIETTTGPLGQGIANSVGFAMAEEMLRAQYGAKVVDHHTYVIAGDGCLMEGVSQEAITLAGRHKLSKLIVMWDNNNITIDGPVTLSDNTDQVARFKAAQWHVIEIDGHNPDEIDAALTEAKATDLPTMIACKTHIALGHAAQDTSKGHGALTDADQMAEAKKAYGWTTGPFEVPADVKSAWEEIGKRGADARRDWEERFDKMPRAKRETFNRALALEAPKKMSATVKAFKKQITESAPKMATRAASEKALEVLNPILPETVGGSADLTGSNNTKTSDLGVFDVDNRGGRYVYWGIREHGMAAAMNGMALHGGIRPYGGTFMCFTDYARPSMRLAALMQIPTAFVMTHDSIGLGEDGPTHQPVEHLAISRATPNTYVFRPADAVETAEAWEIAFTSKTTPSVLSLTRQGLPTVRLEHKNNNLTEKGAYVLADAEGKRQVILIATGSEVHVALAARDLLQAEGIGTRVVSMPCMELFAAQDEAYRKRVLPGGAVRVGVEAGMRQGWDQWLFGERGKYGKADFVGMDRFGASAPAEELFERFGFTAENVAQKAKALL; translated from the coding sequence GTGGATCTGACAGCCCTCGCACGCGCAAACCCCGATCACTGGTCCAAGGCCACCGCCATTCGCGCGCTGACCCTCGATGCCGTCGCCGCCGCCAATTCGGGCCACTCCGGCATGCCGATGGGCATGGCCGATGTGGCAACCGTGCTTTTCGAAAAGCACCTCAAGTTTGACGCGGCGAACCCGCTTTGGCCTGACCGTGACCGCTTCATCCTGTCTGCGGGCCACGGCTCCATGCTGATCTACTCGCTGTTGCACCTGACGGGCTATGAGCAGTTCCCCATCGAAGAGCTGAAAAACTTCCGCCAGATGGGCGCGCGCACAGCCGGGCACCCGGAGAACTTCCTCGCCGACGCGATTGAGACCACCACCGGCCCGCTCGGCCAAGGCATCGCCAATTCGGTCGGTTTCGCCATGGCCGAAGAGATGCTGCGCGCGCAGTACGGGGCAAAGGTCGTGGATCACCACACCTATGTCATCGCGGGCGACGGCTGCTTGATGGAAGGCGTAAGCCAAGAGGCGATTACCCTCGCCGGCCGCCACAAACTGAGCAAGCTCATCGTGATGTGGGACAACAACAACATCACCATCGATGGCCCGGTGACCCTGTCGGACAACACCGATCAGGTCGCGCGTTTCAAAGCCGCGCAGTGGCATGTGATCGAAATCGACGGCCACAACCCCGATGAGATCGACGCGGCCCTAACCGAGGCGAAAGCCACTGACCTGCCGACGATGATCGCCTGCAAGACCCATATTGCTCTGGGCCACGCGGCGCAGGACACCTCAAAAGGCCACGGCGCTTTGACAGACGCCGACCAGATGGCCGAAGCCAAAAAGGCCTACGGTTGGACAACCGGCCCCTTCGAAGTGCCCGCTGACGTAAAATCCGCATGGGAAGAGATCGGCAAACGCGGTGCCGACGCGCGCCGCGACTGGGAAGAGCGTTTCGACAAGATGCCCCGCGCCAAGCGCGAGACGTTTAACCGCGCCTTGGCGCTGGAAGCGCCCAAGAAGATGAGCGCCACCGTCAAAGCCTTCAAAAAGCAGATCACCGAGAGCGCGCCCAAGATGGCGACCCGCGCCGCGAGCGAAAAAGCCCTCGAAGTGCTGAACCCGATCCTACCCGAAACGGTCGGCGGCTCGGCGGACCTGACGGGCTCGAACAACACCAAGACATCCGATCTGGGCGTCTTCGATGTTGACAACCGCGGCGGGCGCTATGTCTACTGGGGCATTCGCGAGCATGGCATGGCGGCGGCGATGAACGGCATGGCGCTGCACGGCGGCATCCGCCCCTATGGCGGCACCTTCATGTGTTTCACCGACTATGCGCGTCCGTCGATGCGCCTCGCGGCGCTGATGCAAATCCCCACGGCCTTTGTCATGACCCATGACAGCATCGGCCTTGGCGAAGATGGCCCGACCCACCAGCCGGTCGAGCATCTGGCGATCAGCCGTGCCACACCCAACACCTATGTCTTCCGCCCCGCCGACGCGGTGGAAACGGCGGAGGCTTGGGAGATTGCCTTCACCTCCAAAACCACGCCGTCGGTTCTGTCGCTGACCCGTCAGGGCCTGCCGACCGTGCGTCTTGAGCACAAGAACAACAACCTCACCGAAAAAGGCGCCTATGTCTTGGCCGATGCCGAGGGCAAGCGTCAGGTGATCCTGATCGCCACCGGTTCGGAAGTGCATGTGGCACTGGCTGCGCGTGATCTGCTGCAGGCCGAAGGCATCGGCACCCGCGTCGTCTCCATGCCCTGTATGGAACTTTTCGCCGCGCAGGATGAGGCCTATCGCAAGCGCGTGCTGCCCGGTGGTGCCGTACGTGTTGGTGTTGAAGCAGGCATGCGTCAGGGCTGGGATCAATGGCTCTTTGGCGAGCGCGGCAAATACGGCAAAGCCGATTTCGTCGGCATGGACCGTTTCGGTGCCTCTGCCCCGGCCGAAGAATTGTTCGAACGGTTCGGCTTTACTGCTGAGAATGTCGCTCAGAAAGCCAAGGCGTTGCTCTGA
- a CDS encoding DUF808 domain-containing protein produces MSGLLALVDDVAAIAKVAAASVDDVIGQAAKAGSKAAGAVIDDAAVTPKYLHGFKAERELPVIWRITKGSLRNKLVYLLPVGLLLANFAPWAIPPLLMLGGAYLCFEGAEKVAHAFGWGHGHEDYPDKEKVVEDPAQLEEKKAAGAIKTDFILSAEIMTIALSAIPESNFWMEAATLAAVAVMITIAVYGSVALIVKMDDLGLVMANRGRFGLTRSLGRGLVRGMPGFLKLLTVVGTAAMLWVGGSIIIHGLEQMGFAAPYNWIHDIAVSVGHVVPAQFEGAVEWITTAGIDGLFGLALGLVLIPIGEKIVTPIWRKVFHKAAV; encoded by the coding sequence ATGAGCGGTTTACTGGCACTTGTGGATGATGTGGCGGCGATCGCCAAAGTTGCGGCGGCAAGCGTGGATGATGTGATCGGGCAGGCGGCCAAGGCGGGCTCTAAGGCGGCGGGCGCGGTGATCGACGACGCGGCCGTGACGCCGAAGTATCTGCATGGGTTCAAGGCCGAACGTGAGCTGCCGGTGATCTGGCGGATCACCAAAGGGTCTTTGCGCAACAAATTGGTGTATCTGCTGCCAGTGGGGCTGCTGTTGGCGAATTTCGCGCCATGGGCGATCCCGCCTTTGTTGATGCTGGGCGGGGCATACCTGTGTTTCGAGGGGGCGGAGAAGGTTGCCCATGCGTTTGGCTGGGGGCACGGGCATGAGGATTACCCTGATAAGGAGAAGGTCGTCGAAGACCCCGCACAGCTGGAAGAGAAGAAGGCCGCAGGCGCGATCAAGACCGACTTTATCCTCTCGGCGGAGATCATGACCATCGCCCTGTCCGCGATCCCCGAGAGTAACTTTTGGATGGAAGCGGCCACGCTGGCGGCGGTGGCGGTGATGATCACTATCGCGGTCTATGGCTCCGTCGCTTTGATCGTCAAGATGGATGATCTGGGGCTGGTGATGGCGAACCGGGGGCGTTTTGGCCTGACGCGCAGCTTGGGCCGCGGGCTGGTGCGCGGGATGCCGGGGTTCCTGAAACTGCTCACCGTTGTTGGCACGGCGGCCATGCTGTGGGTCGGCGGGTCGATCATCATTCACGGGTTGGAGCAGATGGGCTTTGCTGCGCCCTACAACTGGATCCATGATATCGCGGTCAGCGTTGGCCACGTGGTCCCGGCCCAGTTCGAAGGGGCCGTCGAGTGGATCACCACGGCGGGGATTGATGGGCTCTTTGGTCTGGCGCTTGGTCTGGTGCTAATCCCGATCGGGGAAAAGATCGTCACGCCGATTTGGCGCAAGGTCTTTCACAAGGCCGCTGTGTAA